A stretch of Leucobacter aridicollis DNA encodes these proteins:
- a CDS encoding HAD-IIA family hydrolase, with protein sequence MALFGRREKFDPAPLEGREVLLTDLDGVIYRGHGAIAGAVEALNLAAERARVGYVTNNAARTDATVAAHLSELGLRATAADVITSPQAAVALLREVVAPGSRVLVVGGEGLTHELEKAGFEWTRSAEDSPVAVVQGFAKDVGWEHLAEAAYALQEEPGREPLPWIATNTDWTVPRARGIAPGNGTLVSAVHTAVQRLPDFAGKPETPIYEAAFERFGSRNALMLGDRLDTDIKGAVAAGIPSLFVLTGVDRPKQLIAASADMRPDYIVASLAELHEPYQRAETLKDGTVRVGGAKVRMDGHIVTVVAEGDTPMELLRAGCGAIWASGLAIYGLKVPEILVEDHWR encoded by the coding sequence ATGGCCCTGTTCGGCAGGCGTGAGAAGTTCGACCCCGCACCCCTGGAGGGCAGGGAGGTGCTGCTCACCGACCTCGACGGCGTCATCTATCGGGGCCACGGGGCGATCGCTGGCGCCGTGGAGGCGCTCAACCTCGCAGCCGAACGGGCTCGCGTCGGCTACGTCACGAACAACGCAGCGCGGACCGACGCCACGGTCGCAGCGCACCTGAGCGAACTCGGGCTCCGCGCGACCGCAGCCGACGTGATCACTTCCCCGCAGGCAGCCGTCGCGCTGCTGCGCGAGGTGGTCGCGCCGGGCTCGCGGGTGCTCGTCGTTGGCGGCGAGGGGCTCACCCACGAGCTCGAGAAAGCTGGCTTCGAGTGGACCCGCAGCGCGGAGGACAGCCCGGTCGCCGTAGTGCAGGGCTTCGCCAAAGACGTGGGATGGGAGCACCTCGCGGAAGCCGCGTACGCGCTCCAGGAAGAGCCCGGCCGCGAGCCGCTGCCCTGGATCGCGACGAACACGGACTGGACGGTGCCCAGGGCGCGCGGTATCGCGCCGGGCAACGGGACGCTCGTGTCCGCGGTCCACACGGCAGTCCAGCGCCTCCCGGATTTTGCGGGTAAGCCGGAGACGCCGATTTACGAGGCCGCGTTTGAACGATTCGGTTCGCGCAACGCGCTCATGCTTGGCGACCGCCTCGACACCGACATTAAGGGCGCCGTCGCCGCGGGAATCCCGTCGCTGTTTGTCTTGACGGGCGTCGACCGCCCGAAGCAGCTCATCGCCGCATCCGCGGACATGCGGCCCGACTACATCGTCGCCTCGCTCGCAGAGTTGCACGAACCCTACCAGCGCGCTGAGACGCTGAAGGATGGAACCGTGCGGGTCGGCGGGGCAAAGGTGCGCATGGACGGGCACATCGTCACCGTGGTCGCCGAGGGGGACACCCCGATGGAGTTGCTGCGTGCGGGCTGCGGCGCGATCTGGGCCTCGGGCCTCGCGATCTATGGGTTGAAGGTGCCCGAGATCCTCGTCGAGGATCACTGGCGCTAG
- a CDS encoding PepSY domain-containing protein has product MRHVGSTITIATALGAALLLSGCAPTVTAIPPTASPTQPAPEATPDATPEAGDGDAAVGTTPRDVDLTKTEFATSWRDALATGAKSFDGEPVSVSLEWNRTAWAYTVKLLSADEVYLATVNADSGAVIGEWTKQRDGGGRAGTPSNVFPADGVIEPSAAIAAALAAAPGTFEEWELEEDNGVLAYEVQIDQGHDDVDVRIDAASGKVLEVDQ; this is encoded by the coding sequence ATGCGCCACGTAGGATCCACAATCACCATTGCAACTGCTTTGGGAGCGGCGCTGCTGCTCTCGGGCTGCGCGCCGACCGTGACGGCGATTCCGCCGACCGCGTCACCCACTCAGCCAGCACCCGAGGCTACGCCGGACGCCACGCCCGAAGCAGGCGATGGCGACGCTGCTGTCGGCACGACCCCGCGCGACGTCGACCTCACGAAGACCGAGTTCGCGACGAGCTGGCGCGACGCGCTCGCCACGGGTGCGAAGTCGTTTGACGGTGAGCCGGTCTCGGTGTCCCTCGAGTGGAACCGCACCGCTTGGGCGTACACCGTCAAGTTGCTCTCGGCCGACGAGGTGTACCTGGCGACGGTGAATGCCGACAGTGGCGCGGTCATCGGTGAATGGACGAAGCAGCGTGACGGCGGCGGTCGCGCCGGAACCCCGTCGAACGTGTTCCCCGCTGACGGCGTCATCGAACCCTCGGCGGCGATCGCCGCCGCCCTCGCCGCGGCCCCGGGAACGTTCGAGGAGTGGGAGCTTGAGGAAGACAACGGCGTGCTGGCGTACGAGGTGCAGATCGATCAGGGCCACGACGACGTCGATGTGCGGATCGACGCCGCCTCCGGCAAGGTCCTCGAAGTCGACCAGTAG
- a CDS encoding Nramp family divalent metal transporter: MPSTRTRRPERRLLGLLGPAFVAAIAYVDPGNVAANLSAGAKYGYTLLWVLVAANVMAVIVQYLSAKLGLVTGKSLPQLLGERLRPAGRRLYWAQAELVAAATDLAEVIGGAIALYILFGVPLVAGGVIVGAVSLLILLLQGRHQRRFEVVIMAMLFIITVGFVGGLFVSHLDVGAMFAGLVPRFVDTQSVLLAASMLGATVMPHAIYLHSSLARDRHGHTPDDHAEGRATRITRLLRATKLDVVLALVVAGGVNIAMLLLAAASLPGIEGTDTIEGAAAAITEHVGPAVGLLFAIGLLVSGLASTSVGAYAGSEIMAGLLHVRVPLIARRIVTILPALILLGFGIDPTWALVVSQVVLSFGIPFALVPLIALTGQRDLMGEFRNGAVLRYVSLAVVLAIVALNLWLIYSTVVLGA; this comes from the coding sequence ATGCCCTCGACCCGGACAAGACGCCCTGAACGGCGACTGCTCGGGCTCCTCGGGCCTGCGTTCGTCGCCGCCATTGCATACGTCGACCCAGGAAATGTGGCCGCAAACCTCTCGGCCGGCGCGAAGTACGGCTACACGCTGCTCTGGGTGCTCGTCGCGGCGAACGTGATGGCGGTGATCGTGCAGTACCTCTCGGCGAAGCTCGGTCTCGTGACGGGCAAGAGCCTTCCCCAGCTGCTCGGCGAGCGCCTCCGCCCGGCCGGCCGCAGGCTCTACTGGGCCCAGGCTGAACTCGTCGCCGCTGCAACCGATCTCGCCGAGGTCATCGGTGGAGCGATCGCCCTGTACATCCTCTTCGGCGTTCCACTCGTCGCGGGTGGTGTCATCGTCGGCGCCGTGTCGCTCCTGATCCTGCTCCTCCAGGGCCGGCACCAGCGCCGCTTCGAGGTTGTCATCATGGCGATGCTATTCATCATCACCGTCGGCTTCGTCGGGGGCCTGTTTGTCAGTCATCTCGACGTCGGCGCGATGTTCGCGGGTCTCGTGCCGCGCTTCGTCGATACGCAGTCGGTGCTACTCGCAGCGAGCATGCTTGGCGCGACGGTGATGCCGCACGCGATCTATCTCCACTCGTCACTCGCGCGCGACAGGCACGGACATACCCCGGACGACCACGCGGAAGGTCGCGCCACCCGCATCACCCGGCTGCTGCGCGCAACGAAACTCGACGTGGTGCTCGCGCTCGTCGTCGCCGGCGGCGTGAACATCGCGATGCTACTCCTGGCTGCAGCCTCGCTCCCCGGTATCGAGGGGACGGACACCATCGAGGGCGCGGCCGCCGCAATCACCGAGCACGTCGGGCCCGCCGTCGGGCTCCTCTTCGCGATCGGCCTGCTCGTCTCGGGCCTCGCCTCCACGTCCGTCGGCGCCTACGCAGGGTCTGAGATCATGGCCGGCTTGCTCCACGTGCGAGTCCCGCTGATCGCGCGCAGGATCGTGACGATCCTGCCAGCGCTCATTCTGCTCGGGTTCGGCATCGACCCCACCTGGGCGCTCGTCGTGAGCCAGGTCGTGCTGTCGTTCGGAATCCCGTTCGCGCTCGTTCCGCTCATCGCGCTCACCGGTCAGCGCGACCTCATGGGGGAATTCAGAAACGGCGCGGTGCTCCGCTACGTCTCGCTCGCCGTCGTGCTCGCGATCGTCGCCCTCAACCTCTGGCTGATCTACTCGACGGTCGTGCTCGGGGCGTAG
- a CDS encoding TlyA family RNA methyltransferase — protein MAAESRWDGPLERVDRAVVELGLVRSRSRAAELIGAGGIAIDGVTATKPGTRVRAGALVSVRGDDHYVSRGAHKLIAALTAFAIDPAGRLALDLGASTGGFTQVLLEHGAREVLAVDVGHDQLAPELRADPRVRVVEGCNARELDAALLATLTGVAERPSLVVADLSFISLTLILPAITRCTDPGAELALLIKPQFEVGRVRDGIVTDPALWREAILKVLTSAAENGLGVRGLAPSPIAGGEGNREFLVHLLRGEPTDPGEWTERIDEVCAPAYTREEGSGE, from the coding sequence GTGGCAGCGGAGAGCCGGTGGGACGGCCCACTCGAACGGGTCGACCGCGCCGTCGTCGAGCTCGGGCTGGTGCGGTCACGCAGCCGTGCGGCGGAGCTGATCGGCGCGGGCGGGATCGCGATCGACGGCGTCACCGCCACCAAGCCGGGGACGCGGGTGCGCGCCGGCGCGCTCGTGAGCGTGCGCGGCGACGACCACTACGTGAGCCGCGGCGCCCACAAGCTCATCGCCGCACTGACGGCGTTCGCCATCGACCCAGCGGGCAGGCTCGCGCTCGATCTCGGAGCCTCGACGGGCGGCTTCACGCAGGTGCTGCTCGAACACGGGGCCCGGGAGGTGCTCGCGGTCGACGTCGGCCACGACCAGCTCGCACCGGAGCTGCGCGCGGACCCGCGCGTGCGCGTCGTCGAGGGCTGCAACGCGCGCGAGCTCGACGCCGCGCTGCTCGCCACGCTTACCGGCGTAGCCGAGCGACCGAGCCTCGTCGTCGCCGACCTCTCCTTCATCTCCCTTACGTTGATCCTGCCCGCGATCACCCGCTGCACCGACCCGGGGGCGGAGCTTGCGCTCCTCATCAAGCCCCAGTTCGAGGTCGGGCGGGTGCGCGACGGGATCGTGACCGACCCGGCGCTGTGGCGGGAGGCGATCCTGAAGGTGCTCACCTCGGCGGCGGAGAACGGGCTCGGCGTGCGCGGCCTCGCCCCGTCACCGATCGCGGGCGGCGAAGGCAATCGTGAATTCCTCGTGCATCTGCTGCGCGGCGAACCGACCGATCCGGGAGAATGGACGGAGCGCATCGACGAGGTGTGCGCGCCCGCATACACGCGTGAAGAGGGGAGCGGCGAGTGA
- a CDS encoding NAD kinase, with product MTVSAQDRCMLIVSHTYRTEAIEATAAVVDALIAAGVVPVLGAADRAEFAPHMDVTRTAVLGDEVPLSQLEAAFVLGGDGTILRAAEMLHGSACPIAGVNLGHVGFLAEMESFDLGFTVEQVLAGNYTVDERLTLDVRAELNGEVLAETWALNEATVEKRRRMLEVSVGIDDHPVSVFACDGVVLATPTGSTAYAFSAGGPIVWPSVQALLMVPIAAHALFNKPLVAGPDSELTVRILPENIGPGVMWCDGRRRTELPAGSVVTVRRSPETVRIARLNEAPFSERLVRKFDLPVSGWRGDRNGNGRSGGASAAATRADDGTNGGGEA from the coding sequence GTGACAGTTTCAGCGCAGGACCGGTGCATGCTCATCGTGTCGCACACCTATCGAACCGAGGCGATTGAGGCAACGGCCGCGGTCGTCGACGCCCTTATTGCTGCAGGCGTCGTTCCCGTGCTTGGCGCGGCGGACCGAGCGGAGTTCGCGCCGCATATGGACGTCACCCGCACTGCGGTACTCGGTGACGAGGTCCCCCTGAGCCAGCTCGAGGCGGCGTTTGTGCTCGGCGGTGACGGCACGATCCTGCGCGCGGCGGAGATGCTGCACGGCTCGGCGTGCCCGATCGCGGGCGTGAACCTCGGCCACGTCGGCTTCCTCGCCGAGATGGAAAGCTTCGACCTCGGCTTCACGGTCGAGCAGGTGCTTGCCGGCAACTACACGGTCGACGAGCGCCTCACCCTCGACGTGCGTGCCGAACTCAACGGTGAGGTGCTCGCGGAGACGTGGGCGCTGAACGAGGCGACAGTCGAGAAGCGCAGGCGCATGCTCGAAGTGTCGGTCGGGATCGACGACCACCCGGTGTCTGTGTTCGCCTGCGACGGCGTCGTGCTCGCGACCCCGACCGGATCGACGGCCTACGCGTTCTCGGCGGGAGGGCCGATCGTGTGGCCCTCCGTGCAGGCGCTGCTCATGGTGCCGATCGCCGCGCACGCCCTGTTCAATAAGCCGCTCGTCGCGGGGCCCGACTCCGAGCTCACCGTGCGGATCCTGCCCGAGAACATCGGTCCGGGCGTCATGTGGTGCGACGGCCGGCGCCGGACCGAGCTGCCCGCCGGATCGGTCGTGACGGTGCGGCGCTCGCCCGAGACCGTGCGCATCGCGCGGCTGAACGAGGCGCCGTTCTCTGAGCGTCTCGTGCGCAAGTTCGACCTCCCGGTCTCGGGGTGGCGGGGCGACCGGAATGGGAACGGCCGCAGCGGCGGCGCGAGCGCGGCAGCGACCCGCGCTGACGACGGCACCAACGGAGGTGGTGAGGCATGA
- the recN gene encoding DNA repair protein RecN, whose protein sequence is MIEELRIKDLGVIADATLPLGPGFTAITGETGAGKTMVVSALGLLMGERSDAGAVRIGASQARVSGIVHTADAAVADIVDELGGDVEDGDLVMSRTVSAEGRSRAAVGGASAPVGALGRLADRLFAVHGQSEQLRLKSQSAQRNTLDRFGGSKIADALRAYRDVHAERVAAEERLLTLTETQESRAAEAAKLRAELEEINAVEPVAGEEIELTQRIEMLGNVEGLRAAAVGAGEALASESDDPMQRDAGGLVDLAVQDLERVADLDPRIAAVVEQLRSVSFQIADAAKELAAYASDLDEEGPGELARANDRLAQLTALFRFYGATSAEVLEHAEASSRALLELDNDDEALGGLADRVAELTEQEGARAATLTELRTRAAAELGTAVSAELRELALPDAQFVASIAPLDALTTSGADEVQFLLAPHPGSTPRPIAKSASGGELSRVMLALEVVLAGADPVPTFVFDEVDAGVGGAAAIEIGRRLKQLSKTSQVIVVTHLAQVAAFATNHLRVVKDSSGGFTQSSCQRLDGDARLAEMARLLSGLDTSESALDHAAELLQLGA, encoded by the coding sequence ATGATCGAAGAACTCCGCATCAAAGACCTCGGGGTGATCGCCGACGCGACGCTCCCGCTCGGGCCAGGCTTCACCGCGATCACCGGCGAGACCGGCGCGGGCAAGACCATGGTCGTGAGCGCGCTCGGCCTCCTCATGGGCGAACGCTCGGACGCCGGGGCGGTGCGCATCGGCGCGAGCCAGGCGCGCGTCAGCGGCATCGTGCACACCGCAGACGCCGCGGTCGCAGACATCGTCGACGAGCTCGGCGGCGACGTCGAAGACGGCGACCTCGTCATGAGCCGCACCGTGTCGGCCGAGGGCCGCAGCCGTGCGGCAGTCGGCGGCGCAAGCGCGCCCGTCGGCGCCCTCGGGCGGCTCGCAGACCGGCTGTTCGCCGTCCACGGCCAGTCGGAGCAGCTGCGATTGAAGTCGCAGTCGGCGCAGCGCAACACCCTCGATAGGTTCGGTGGTTCGAAGATCGCGGACGCCCTGCGCGCCTACCGCGACGTGCACGCCGAGCGGGTCGCGGCCGAGGAGCGCCTGCTCACGCTCACCGAGACGCAGGAGTCCAGGGCGGCCGAGGCCGCGAAGCTCCGCGCCGAGCTCGAGGAGATCAACGCCGTCGAACCGGTTGCCGGCGAGGAGATCGAGCTCACCCAGCGGATCGAGATGCTCGGCAACGTCGAGGGCCTGCGCGCGGCCGCGGTCGGCGCGGGGGAGGCGCTCGCAAGCGAGTCCGACGACCCCATGCAGCGCGACGCCGGCGGGCTCGTCGATCTCGCGGTGCAGGATCTTGAGCGGGTCGCCGACCTCGACCCGCGCATCGCCGCAGTCGTCGAACAGCTGCGCTCGGTGAGCTTTCAGATCGCCGACGCCGCGAAGGAGCTCGCGGCCTACGCGAGCGACCTCGACGAAGAAGGGCCGGGCGAACTCGCCCGTGCAAACGACCGCCTCGCGCAGCTGACGGCGCTCTTCCGCTTCTACGGCGCGACGAGCGCGGAGGTGCTCGAGCACGCGGAGGCCTCGTCGCGCGCGCTCCTCGAGCTCGACAACGACGACGAGGCGCTCGGAGGGCTTGCCGACCGCGTCGCCGAGCTCACCGAGCAGGAGGGCGCCCGCGCCGCGACGCTCACGGAGCTGCGCACGCGCGCGGCCGCCGAGCTCGGCACCGCCGTCAGCGCGGAACTGCGCGAGCTTGCGCTCCCCGACGCCCAGTTCGTGGCGTCGATTGCTCCCCTCGACGCGCTGACCACGTCTGGCGCCGACGAGGTCCAGTTCCTGCTCGCCCCGCACCCGGGATCGACGCCGCGGCCGATCGCGAAGAGCGCCTCCGGCGGCGAGCTGTCGCGCGTCATGCTCGCCCTCGAGGTCGTGCTCGCGGGCGCTGACCCCGTGCCGACCTTCGTCTTCGACGAGGTGGACGCAGGCGTCGGCGGCGCCGCAGCGATCGAGATCGGGCGGCGGCTCAAACAGCTCTCGAAGACGTCGCAGGTCATCGTCGTCACCCACCTCGCGCAGGTCGCCGCCTTCGCGACGAACCACCTCCGCGTCGTGAAGGACTCGAGCGGCGGGTTTACGCAGTCGAGCTGCCAGCGGCTCGACGGTGACGCCAGGCTCGCGGAGATGGCGCGCCTGCTGTCCGGCCTCGATACGTCCGAGAGCGCCCTCGACCACGCCGCAGAACTGCTGCAGCTCGGGGCGTAG
- a CDS encoding AI-2E family transporter, whose amino-acid sequence MSIFKSIGFGKKTKAPEVTEQQSSEPTEPKLVLHADTKQMDAEVREMYRDAREAALDAEDEARESPKREFTIGRPFALGFTVTLGVLVALVVGDMVGQLSTILMYVVAALFIALGLDPVVRWLERHGVRRPLGIGIVFVGFILIIGGILAIVIPMIGNQVAQLVQSAPEIVRNLTNEQWYKDVNDRFGEFVDFNSILKMGQDFIGKPSNWASVAGGVWQAGIGIANGLTAGLIVLILSLYFLSSLRTIKRGFYSIVPRSGRAKVIDITEQVTKSVGGYVNGMVVLALVNATLGFIMMTIVGVPFAGLVAVGVFLLALIPLIGSVLATVLVTAIALFNSPITALVAAIYYLIYMQLESYLLTPRIMNRVVSVPGSLVVIGALAGGTLLGLLGALIAIPVTAAVLMIIKQVWVPRQNAR is encoded by the coding sequence ATGTCGATATTCAAGTCCATAGGCTTTGGCAAGAAGACCAAGGCGCCGGAGGTGACGGAGCAACAGAGTTCCGAGCCAACCGAGCCGAAGCTCGTGCTGCATGCCGACACGAAGCAGATGGACGCGGAAGTTCGCGAGATGTATCGCGACGCACGCGAGGCCGCCCTGGACGCGGAGGATGAGGCGCGCGAGAGCCCGAAGCGTGAGTTCACGATCGGCCGCCCGTTCGCGCTCGGCTTCACCGTGACGCTCGGCGTGCTCGTCGCGCTCGTCGTCGGCGACATGGTCGGTCAGCTGTCGACGATCCTCATGTACGTCGTCGCCGCGCTGTTCATCGCGCTTGGCCTTGACCCCGTCGTGCGGTGGCTCGAACGGCACGGCGTGCGGCGGCCGCTCGGCATCGGCATCGTGTTCGTCGGCTTCATCCTCATCATCGGCGGCATCCTCGCGATCGTGATCCCGATGATCGGCAACCAGGTCGCGCAGCTCGTGCAGAGCGCCCCTGAGATCGTCCGCAACCTCACGAACGAGCAGTGGTACAAGGACGTAAACGACCGCTTCGGCGAGTTCGTCGACTTCAACTCGATCCTGAAGATGGGGCAGGACTTCATCGGGAAGCCCTCGAACTGGGCGTCGGTCGCCGGCGGAGTCTGGCAGGCAGGCATCGGGATCGCGAACGGCCTCACCGCTGGCCTCATCGTGCTCATCCTGTCGCTGTACTTCCTCTCCTCGCTGCGCACCATCAAGCGCGGGTTCTACTCGATCGTGCCGCGTTCGGGCCGTGCGAAGGTCATCGACATCACCGAGCAGGTGACGAAGTCGGTCGGTGGCTACGTGAACGGCATGGTCGTGCTCGCGCTCGTGAACGCGACGCTCGGCTTCATCATGATGACCATTGTCGGGGTCCCGTTCGCGGGCCTCGTCGCGGTCGGCGTGTTCCTGCTCGCGCTCATCCCGCTCATCGGCTCGGTCCTCGCGACCGTGCTCGTGACGGCGATCGCCCTGTTCAACTCGCCAATCACGGCGCTCGTCGCGGCGATCTACTACCTCATCTACATGCAGCTCGAGTCGTACCTTCTCACGCCGCGCATCATGAACCGCGTGGTGTCGGTGCCGGGCTCGCTCGTCGTCATTGGCGCGCTCGCCGGCGGTACGCTGCTCGGCCTGCTCGGCGCGCTCATCGCGATCCCCGTTACCGCCGCGGTGTTGATGATCATCAAGCAGGTGTGGGTGCCGCGCCAGAACGCCAGGTAG
- a CDS encoding CTP synthase, producing MGTNAEQSKTTKHIFVTGGVVSSLGKGLTAASLGNLLTARGLHVVMQKLDPYLNVDPGTMNPFEHGEVFVTDDGAETDLDIGHYERFLGINLSQAANVTTGQIYSEVIQKERRGDYLGATVQVIPHITNEIKRRMRLQAEQDPQPDVIITEIGGTVGDIESQPFLESARQVRHELGRKNVIFVHVSLVPFMGASGEQKTKPTQHSVAQLRSIGIQPDALVLRSDRPVTGDNLRKIALMCDVEESAVVNAIDVKSIYDLPQLLNSQGLDQTIVDHLQLTDRVTDVDWTGWRPVLDAVHNPKGEVTIGLVGKYIDLPDAYLSVTEALRAGGFAHSTKVNIEWIPSDSCETPEGAREHLSHLHAICVPGGFGIRGIEGKLGALRFARENGIPTLGICLGLQCMVIEYARNVAGLEGASSTEFDPETPVPVIATMAEQVEILGGGDLGGTMRLGLYEAKLAEGSLAAEVYGADTASERHRHRYEVNNEYRDQIAEAGLSFSGLSPDGGLVEYVELPRSVHPYYIATQAHPELRSRPGKPHPLFAGLAGAAIERREAASLFEVEETSAE from the coding sequence GTGGGCACAAACGCGGAACAGAGCAAAACAACCAAGCACATCTTCGTGACCGGTGGGGTTGTTTCCTCACTCGGCAAGGGCCTGACCGCCGCGAGTCTCGGTAATCTTCTTACCGCACGCGGCCTGCATGTTGTCATGCAGAAGCTGGATCCCTACCTGAACGTCGATCCGGGGACGATGAACCCGTTCGAGCACGGCGAGGTCTTCGTGACCGACGACGGTGCCGAGACGGACCTCGACATCGGGCACTACGAGCGCTTCCTCGGCATCAACCTGTCGCAGGCTGCGAACGTGACGACCGGGCAGATCTACTCGGAGGTCATCCAGAAGGAGCGCCGCGGCGACTACCTCGGCGCGACCGTCCAGGTGATCCCGCACATCACCAACGAGATCAAGCGTCGCATGCGCCTGCAGGCAGAGCAGGATCCGCAGCCCGACGTCATCATCACCGAGATCGGCGGCACCGTCGGCGACATCGAGTCGCAGCCGTTCCTTGAGTCGGCGCGCCAGGTGCGCCACGAGCTCGGCCGCAAGAACGTCATCTTCGTGCACGTCTCGCTCGTGCCGTTCATGGGCGCCTCGGGCGAGCAGAAGACGAAGCCTACCCAGCACTCGGTCGCGCAGCTGCGCTCGATCGGCATTCAGCCCGACGCGCTCGTGCTGCGCTCGGACCGCCCGGTCACGGGCGACAACCTCCGCAAGATCGCCCTCATGTGCGACGTTGAAGAGAGCGCGGTCGTGAACGCGATCGACGTGAAGAGCATCTACGACCTCCCGCAGCTGCTGAACTCGCAGGGCCTCGACCAGACCATCGTCGACCACCTGCAGCTCACCGACCGCGTCACCGACGTGGACTGGACCGGCTGGCGCCCCGTGCTCGACGCGGTGCACAACCCGAAGGGCGAGGTCACGATCGGCCTCGTCGGCAAGTACATCGACCTCCCCGACGCATACCTCTCGGTCACCGAGGCGCTCCGCGCCGGCGGCTTCGCGCACTCGACCAAGGTGAACATCGAGTGGATCCCGTCGGACTCGTGCGAGACCCCCGAGGGCGCACGCGAGCACCTGTCGCACCTGCACGCGATCTGCGTGCCTGGCGGCTTCGGCATCCGCGGCATCGAGGGCAAGCTTGGCGCGCTCCGCTTCGCCCGCGAGAACGGCATCCCGACGCTCGGCATCTGCCTCGGCCTGCAGTGCATGGTCATCGAGTACGCGCGCAACGTCGCCGGGCTCGAGGGCGCGTCCTCGACCGAGTTCGACCCCGAGACCCCGGTCCCGGTCATCGCGACGATGGCGGAACAGGTCGAGATCTTGGGCGGCGGCGACCTGGGCGGCACCATGCGGCTCGGCCTGTACGAGGCGAAGCTCGCTGAGGGCTCCCTCGCCGCAGAGGTCTACGGAGCCGACACCGCGAGCGAGCGCCACCGCCACCGCTACGAGGTGAACAACGAGTACCGCGACCAGATCGCGGAGGCTGGCCTCTCGTTCTCGGGCCTCAGCCCGGACGGCGGCCTCGTCGAGTACGTCGAGCTGCCCCGCAGCGTACACCCGTACTACATCGCCACCCAGGCGCACCCCGAGCTGCGTTCGCGCCCCGGCAAGCCGCACCCGCTGTTCGCGGGCCTCGCGGGCGCCGCGATCGAGCGTCGCGAGGCGGCGAGCCTGTTCGAGGTCGAAGAGACCTCGGCGGAGTAA
- a CDS encoding NUDIX domain-containing protein — protein sequence MLNAAGHEPPIADEPAPDVRVLESTELVAGHVWDIRRDRLDFGGTVLERDYMDHPGAVAVLALDDEDRALMFRQYRHPIAHRDWEIPAGLMDVAGESGLVGAKRELAEEADLQATEWSLLLEMFLSPGGSSEAIRVFLARGLSEAVHEFVREGEEAELEPVWVPLEDAVTAALDGRIGNALTVGAVLAAAASKAAGWTTLRDPDLPWTARDRVRGERSR from the coding sequence GTGCTGAACGCGGCCGGCCACGAGCCCCCGATCGCCGACGAGCCCGCACCCGACGTGCGCGTGCTCGAGAGCACGGAGCTCGTGGCCGGTCACGTCTGGGACATCAGGCGCGACCGCCTCGACTTCGGCGGCACCGTGCTTGAGCGCGACTACATGGACCATCCGGGCGCCGTCGCCGTGCTTGCGCTCGACGACGAAGATCGCGCGCTCATGTTCCGGCAGTACCGCCACCCGATCGCGCACCGCGACTGGGAGATTCCCGCGGGCCTCATGGACGTCGCCGGCGAGAGCGGCCTCGTCGGAGCCAAGCGGGAGCTCGCCGAGGAGGCGGACCTGCAGGCGACCGAGTGGTCGCTGCTGCTCGAGATGTTCCTCAGCCCCGGCGGCTCCAGCGAGGCGATTCGCGTCTTCCTCGCCCGCGGCCTGAGCGAGGCCGTGCACGAGTTCGTGCGCGAGGGCGAAGAGGCCGAGCTTGAGCCGGTGTGGGTGCCGCTCGAGGACGCGGTCACCGCGGCGCTCGACGGGCGCATCGGAAACGCGCTCACCGTCGGGGCCGTGCTCGCGGCGGCCGCGTCGAAGGCGGCGGGGTGGACGACGCTCCGCGATCCTGATCTGCCGTGGACCGCGCGCGACCGCGTGCGCGGCGAACGCTCGAGGTAG